One window from the genome of Catenulispora sp. EB89 encodes:
- a CDS encoding helix-turn-helix transcriptional regulator: MDGPGPLGDFLQARRAQLRPEDIGLPAFGPRRVAGLRREELAQLAGVSASYYTRLEQGLSRGASQEVLDAIARALHLSDHERDHLTRLADASRRTTRARRPRPEKVAAETWDLMRAMDGVPALILGRRTDVLAWNTLGHALLAGHLDPHAPHNPAHRPNMSRMLFLDPHTRDLYQDWHRKAHAVVGNLRTVAGRHPEDQLLAELIGELTMKSPDFVALWRDHRVAPCDATAYDLHHPTVGPLTVTQQSLALLRSPEQLLVVCTAPADSSSEAALALLRQASVPEPAPEPRARVAQTGT, from the coding sequence ATGGACGGACCGGGCCCCCTGGGCGACTTCTTGCAGGCGCGCCGGGCCCAACTCCGGCCGGAGGACATCGGGCTGCCCGCCTTCGGCCCCCGCAGGGTGGCCGGCCTGCGCCGCGAGGAGCTGGCACAGCTGGCGGGCGTCAGCGCGTCGTACTACACGCGGCTCGAACAGGGACTGTCCCGTGGCGCCTCACAGGAGGTGCTGGACGCCATCGCCCGCGCCCTGCACCTCAGCGACCACGAGCGCGACCACCTCACCCGGCTCGCCGACGCCTCCCGCCGCACGACCCGCGCCCGCCGCCCCCGCCCGGAGAAGGTCGCCGCCGAGACCTGGGACCTGATGCGCGCGATGGACGGCGTCCCGGCCCTGATCCTCGGCCGCCGCACCGACGTCCTCGCCTGGAACACCCTGGGCCACGCCCTCCTCGCCGGCCACCTGGACCCCCACGCGCCCCACAACCCGGCCCACCGCCCCAACATGAGCCGCATGCTGTTCCTCGACCCCCACACCCGCGACCTGTACCAGGACTGGCACCGCAAAGCCCACGCGGTCGTCGGCAACCTGCGCACCGTCGCCGGCCGCCACCCGGAGGACCAACTGCTGGCCGAGCTGATCGGCGAGCTGACGATGAAGAGCCCCGACTTCGTCGCCCTCTGGCGGGACCACCGCGTCGCCCCCTGCGACGCCACCGCCTACGACCTGCACCACCCAACGGTGGGCCCCCTGACGGTGACGCAGCAGTCCCTGGCCCTCCTCCGCTCCCCCGAGCAACTGCTCGTGGTGTGCACGGCACCCGCCGACTCCTCGTCGGAGGCCGCACTCGCGCTGCTGCGGCAGGCGAGCGTGCCGGAGCCGGCGCCGGAGCCGAGGGCCCGTGTGGCGCAAACAGGGACCTGA
- a CDS encoding MBL fold metallo-hydrolase, whose protein sequence is MEQNTLEQNTREQIALGDVTVARVKEYYGPVGMAPGEFFPGSPDETWGQHRPVLEPDFWDPATNECNTALQSWLLRSEGRTILVDTGVGNHKDRPYAAGWSRLDTDYLANLAAAGVRPEDVDIVINTHLHIDHVGWNTYLDGRTWVPTFPNATYLMPQRDYDFWNPANGHETVFGRGNQNVFEDSVVPVHQAGLVELWDGSYQIDENLRLESAPGHTPGSSVLTLESGGDRALFVGDLIHTPLQIMEPDTNSCFCEDPAEARATRRKLLGRAAESNALVLPAHLGGHGAAEVDRDGSTFAIKQWAGFSRIA, encoded by the coding sequence ATGGAACAGAACACTCTGGAACAGAACACCCGGGAACAGATCGCCCTGGGCGACGTCACCGTCGCTCGCGTCAAGGAGTACTACGGCCCAGTCGGGATGGCTCCGGGGGAGTTCTTCCCCGGCAGCCCCGACGAGACCTGGGGGCAGCATCGCCCCGTCCTCGAGCCGGACTTCTGGGACCCCGCGACCAACGAGTGCAACACGGCGCTCCAGTCCTGGCTGCTGCGCAGCGAAGGACGCACGATCCTGGTCGACACCGGCGTCGGCAACCACAAGGACCGGCCCTACGCGGCCGGCTGGAGCCGCCTGGACACCGACTACCTCGCCAATCTGGCGGCGGCCGGCGTCCGGCCCGAGGACGTCGACATCGTGATCAACACCCACCTGCACATCGACCACGTCGGCTGGAACACCTACCTCGACGGCCGCACGTGGGTGCCGACCTTCCCGAACGCCACCTACCTCATGCCGCAGCGGGATTACGACTTCTGGAACCCGGCCAACGGCCACGAGACGGTCTTCGGCCGCGGCAACCAGAACGTGTTCGAGGACAGTGTCGTCCCGGTGCACCAGGCTGGCCTGGTCGAACTGTGGGACGGCTCGTACCAGATCGACGAGAACCTGCGGCTGGAGTCGGCGCCCGGCCACACCCCGGGGTCGTCCGTCCTGACGCTGGAGTCCGGCGGCGATCGCGCGCTCTTCGTCGGGGACCTGATCCACACCCCACTGCAGATCATGGAGCCGGACACCAACTCCTGCTTCTGCGAGGACCCGGCCGAGGCGCGGGCGACCAGGCGCAAGCTGCTTGGTCGCGCCGCCGAGAGCAACGCCCTCGTCCTCCCCGCGCACCTCGGCGGGCACGGCGCGGCGGAGGTCGACCGCGACGGCTCGACGTTCGCGATCAAGCAGTGGGCGGGCTTCTCCCGCATCGCCTGA